From one Streptomyces sp. CA-210063 genomic stretch:
- a CDS encoding DUF4333 domain-containing protein: MQRSKFLVGVVGGATAVVALGGLGTYLLSGTESTTGLDEHSTASVDGHKALAAHIVAARTEGKYHPLPWVGDKVTGVTCPTGLEAVAGATLTCTGKKSDGETVEIPVRVTKADAKSVTWKFER, from the coding sequence ATGCAGCGCAGCAAGTTCCTCGTCGGCGTCGTCGGCGGTGCGACCGCCGTGGTCGCGCTGGGCGGGCTCGGCACGTATCTGCTCTCCGGCACCGAGTCGACCACCGGGCTGGACGAGCACAGCACGGCATCGGTGGACGGCCACAAGGCACTCGCGGCGCACATCGTCGCGGCCCGCACCGAGGGCAAGTACCACCCGCTGCCCTGGGTCGGCGACAAGGTCACCGGCGTCACCTGCCCGACCGGGCTCGAGGCCGTGGCCGGAGCCACCCTCACCTGCACCGGCAAGAAGAGTGACGGCGAGACCGTCGAGATCCCCGTCCGTGTGACCAAGGCCGACGCCAAGAGCGTCACCTGGAAGTTCGAGCGCTGA
- a CDS encoding sensor histidine kinase: MKSDSARGCARGLAVGVLLAASVVDVLYAGSDGTSVLPSAGPVWPILAVVVVGLAAVLWPAGRRPEWLTPQVRTAVPALASALLTAASLLVPEVVVFGPGEVMVLLCLFFIAVRHCPPRWAIVCGVLDAGALLVLPVRGDVTLSSDVLGPQMIGLLLIGLVAGLAGYLRSMDYRRTVAVSETRRSERLAIAADLHDFVAHHVTGILVQTQVARMMAAPQPQERDPVPAATQPQERDPVPAATQPQERDPVPAATQPQELDLVLAGIERAATEALASMRRTVGVLRDTGPEGADHRPVGDLAGIAELIEGFATPGQQVVLRRDPAVSHALPHEVQAAAFRVVQEALTNIRRHAADATRIEVRLRYDAGHLVVSVADDGRGGTQLPAAAHGGGFGLVGLKERVTALGGELGAGPRGGAGWEVRAVFPAGIPEGR, encoded by the coding sequence ATGAAGTCTGATTCCGCCCGGGGCTGCGCCCGTGGCCTCGCCGTCGGCGTCCTGCTCGCCGCGTCCGTCGTCGACGTTCTCTACGCGGGCTCCGACGGAACGAGCGTCCTGCCGTCGGCAGGCCCCGTCTGGCCGATCCTGGCGGTGGTGGTCGTCGGGCTGGCCGCCGTGCTGTGGCCGGCCGGGCGGCGGCCCGAGTGGCTCACACCGCAGGTCCGCACCGCCGTGCCCGCTCTCGCCTCGGCCCTTCTCACCGCCGCATCGCTTCTGGTCCCAGAGGTGGTCGTGTTCGGCCCGGGCGAGGTCATGGTTCTGCTGTGTCTGTTCTTCATCGCGGTACGGCACTGCCCGCCACGCTGGGCCATCGTGTGCGGCGTCCTCGACGCGGGCGCGCTGCTCGTCCTGCCGGTACGCGGCGACGTGACGCTGAGCAGTGACGTGCTGGGCCCGCAGATGATCGGCCTGCTGCTGATCGGCCTCGTCGCCGGACTCGCGGGCTATCTGCGCTCGATGGACTACCGTCGCACCGTCGCCGTCAGCGAGACCCGCCGCAGCGAACGCCTGGCCATCGCCGCCGATCTGCACGACTTCGTCGCCCACCATGTGACCGGCATCCTCGTACAGACCCAGGTGGCCCGCATGATGGCCGCCCCCCAGCCGCAGGAGCGGGACCCCGTACCGGCCGCCACCCAGCCACAGGAGCGGGACCCCGTACCGGCCGCCACCCAGCCGCAGGAACGGGATCCCGTACCAGCTGCCACCCAGCCGCAGGAGCTGGACCTCGTCCTGGCCGGCATCGAGCGCGCCGCGACCGAGGCCCTCGCCTCGATGCGCCGCACGGTCGGTGTGCTGCGGGACACCGGTCCCGAGGGCGCCGACCACCGCCCGGTCGGCGACCTCGCGGGCATCGCCGAACTGATCGAAGGCTTCGCGACCCCGGGCCAGCAGGTGGTGCTGCGCCGCGACCCCGCCGTGTCCCACGCCCTCCCCCACGAGGTGCAGGCCGCGGCCTTCCGGGTCGTCCAGGAGGCGCTGACCAACATCCGCCGGCACGCGGCCGACGCCACACGTATCGAGGTCCGGCTGCGGTACGACGCCGGCCACCTGGTGGTGTCAGTGGCGGACGACGGCCGAGGCGGCACCCAACTCCCGGCGGCCGCCCACGGCGGCGGCTTCGGCCTCGTCGGCCTGAAGGAACGGGTGACCGCACTGGGCGGCGAACTGGGCGCCGGGCCCCGGGGCGGCGCGGGGTGGGAGGTGCGGGCGGTGTTCCCGGCGGGAATTCCTGAGGGGCGCTGA
- a CDS encoding dolichyl-phosphate-mannose--protein mannosyltransferase, producing MTLRPTTPSDWSERLRVFGYAGRPRTDIRDRLVPPFPEPGTRPWELMGLGPLPAYRVARAMGRLGPVIVAVLAGAIRFWHLGQPRAVIFDETYYAKDAWSLLRLGYEGTWPDRKIADPQILADPQVISLSDTPSFVAHPPTGKWVIALGEWMFGLNPLGWRFMTAVLGTLSVLMLCRIGRRLFRSTLLGCLAGALMAVDGLHYVMSRAALLDLVVMFFVLAAFGCLLIDRDRARSRLAAALPVDGDGHARPDRDTGERAGTGLRPWRLGAGLFLGLAASTKWNGLYFLVFFLILTVLWDVAARRVAGARHPYRAVLRKDLGGSVLSLVPVAVVTYLATWTGWFLSDDGYGRHWADGRGGPWSWIPAPLRSLWHYEHGVYQFNVGLDAFHKYESNPWSWLVLGRPVLFSYESPEPGEEGCHAVSGCSQAVLALGTPVLWWSGCCALVYLLFRWALRRDWRAGAVLCAVGAGYLPWFLYQDRTTFSFYAVVFVPYLCLAVAMMLGALLGPPGMSDARRARGAVAVGTLVLLIAWNFIYFFPIYTGLTIPYPSWHTRMWLDTWI from the coding sequence TTGACCCTGCGGCCGACGACGCCCAGCGACTGGAGTGAACGACTGCGCGTGTTCGGGTACGCGGGACGCCCCCGGACCGACATCCGCGATCGGCTCGTTCCGCCCTTCCCGGAGCCGGGGACCCGCCCGTGGGAACTCATGGGCCTCGGCCCGTTACCGGCGTACCGCGTCGCGAGGGCGATGGGCCGGCTGGGGCCGGTGATCGTCGCCGTCCTGGCCGGAGCGATCCGCTTCTGGCACCTCGGGCAGCCGCGGGCCGTCATCTTCGACGAGACCTACTACGCCAAGGACGCCTGGTCCTTGCTGCGGCTCGGTTACGAGGGCACCTGGCCCGACCGCAAGATCGCCGACCCGCAGATCCTGGCCGACCCCCAGGTGATCTCGCTCTCCGACACCCCGTCCTTCGTCGCGCACCCGCCGACGGGCAAGTGGGTGATCGCCCTCGGCGAATGGATGTTCGGCCTCAACCCGCTCGGCTGGCGCTTCATGACGGCGGTCCTCGGCACGCTGTCGGTGCTGATGCTGTGCCGCATAGGACGCCGGCTGTTCCGGTCGACGCTGCTGGGCTGCCTGGCCGGCGCGCTGATGGCGGTGGACGGCCTGCACTACGTGATGAGCCGCGCCGCTCTTCTCGACCTCGTCGTCATGTTCTTCGTCCTGGCGGCCTTCGGCTGTCTGCTGATCGACCGGGACCGCGCGCGGTCCCGGCTCGCGGCGGCCCTGCCGGTGGACGGGGACGGTCACGCCCGCCCGGACCGGGACACCGGCGAACGCGCCGGAACGGGACTGCGCCCGTGGCGGCTCGGGGCCGGCCTCTTCCTGGGGCTGGCGGCCTCGACCAAGTGGAACGGCCTGTATTTCCTGGTCTTCTTCCTCATCCTGACCGTCCTGTGGGACGTCGCCGCCCGCCGCGTCGCGGGAGCACGCCACCCGTACCGCGCGGTGCTGCGCAAGGACCTCGGCGGCTCGGTGCTGTCCCTCGTACCGGTCGCCGTCGTGACCTATCTGGCGACGTGGACCGGCTGGTTCCTGTCCGACGACGGTTACGGGCGGCACTGGGCGGACGGCCGCGGCGGCCCCTGGTCGTGGATCCCGGCCCCGCTGCGCAGCCTGTGGCACTACGAGCACGGGGTCTACCAGTTCAACGTGGGACTGGACGCCTTCCACAAGTACGAGTCCAACCCCTGGAGTTGGCTGGTCCTCGGCCGTCCCGTGCTGTTCTCCTACGAGTCGCCCGAACCCGGGGAGGAGGGCTGCCACGCGGTGTCCGGCTGCTCGCAGGCGGTCCTCGCGCTGGGCACGCCCGTGTTGTGGTGGTCGGGGTGCTGCGCCCTCGTCTATCTGCTCTTCCGGTGGGCGCTGCGCCGCGACTGGCGTGCGGGCGCCGTCCTGTGTGCCGTGGGCGCCGGTTATCTCCCCTGGTTCCTGTACCAGGACCGCACGACCTTCTCCTTCTACGCCGTCGTCTTCGTGCCGTACCTGTGCCTGGCCGTGGCGATGATGCTGGGCGCGCTGCTGGGTCCGCCGGGCATGAGTGACGCGCGCCGTGCCAGGGGCGCGGTGGCGGTGGGCACGCTCGTCCTGCTGATCGCATGGAACTTCATCTACTTCTTCCCGATCTACACGGGTCTCACGATCCCGTATCCGAGCTGGCACACCCGCATGTGGCTCGACACCTGGATCTGA
- a CDS encoding serine/threonine-protein kinase, translating into MLIAGRYRLDVSIGRGAMGEVWRAYDETLGRAVAVKLLLAQESDPTAVSRFRLEAQTAGRLNHPHVVGVLDFGEYADRLFLVMELVEGDSLAHLLSTTGALPARQVARLAAQAAAGLAAAHQQGIVHRDIKPANLLLDADGALKIGDFGIARFLDDPAGALTATGQIVGTSLYLAPERALGRTTGPPSDMYSLGCVLYQLLTGRPPFHADTAIAILHQHLDAPPVPPGELGVHLPPAFDNYLMGLLAKEPEDRPTARQAAQWFATGAWQGHPEPLPATTPTAGQRTVPPSNGRTVPPSNGRTVPPRNDPAPRPGPGQLRPTGEAGPATTYMLPSASARTGSRSRRVARQRPDARPLASRRTVLVGAVVATVIFLMALLVGRAWFAPDDSEAETSRTSNSDPSSASSPTASAASTASAASTAPTASTAPTASTPRTSAPSGGTSTSPIPLPPNSALPDGEDGEEGEEDEEDG; encoded by the coding sequence GTGTTGATAGCGGGCCGATACCGGCTGGACGTCTCGATCGGGCGGGGCGCGATGGGGGAGGTCTGGCGGGCGTACGACGAGACGCTGGGCCGGGCCGTGGCCGTGAAGCTTCTGCTGGCGCAGGAGTCCGACCCCACCGCCGTCTCCCGCTTCCGCCTGGAGGCACAGACCGCCGGCCGGCTCAACCACCCCCATGTGGTGGGGGTCCTGGACTTCGGGGAGTACGCGGACCGGCTGTTCCTGGTGATGGAGCTGGTGGAGGGCGACAGCCTCGCCCATCTCCTCTCCACCACAGGGGCGTTGCCCGCCCGGCAGGTCGCCCGCCTCGCCGCCCAGGCCGCGGCCGGGCTCGCCGCCGCCCATCAACAGGGCATCGTGCACCGGGACATCAAGCCCGCGAACCTGCTCCTGGACGCCGACGGCGCCCTCAAGATCGGCGACTTCGGTATCGCCCGCTTCCTCGACGACCCGGCCGGCGCGCTCACCGCCACCGGGCAGATCGTCGGCACCAGCCTCTACCTCGCCCCCGAACGCGCCCTCGGCCGGACCACCGGACCGCCCTCCGACATGTACTCCCTGGGCTGCGTGCTCTACCAACTCCTCACCGGCAGACCGCCGTTCCACGCCGACACCGCGATCGCGATCCTCCACCAGCACCTCGACGCGCCGCCCGTGCCCCCGGGTGAGCTCGGCGTCCACCTGCCGCCCGCCTTCGACAACTACCTGATGGGCCTGCTCGCCAAGGAGCCCGAGGACCGGCCCACCGCCCGGCAGGCGGCCCAGTGGTTCGCCACCGGCGCCTGGCAGGGCCACCCCGAGCCGCTGCCCGCCACCACACCGACCGCCGGGCAGCGGACCGTGCCCCCGAGCAACGGTCGGACCGTGCCCCCGAGCAACGGTCGGACCGTGCCCCCGAGGAACGATCCGGCACCGAGACCCGGGCCCGGTCAGCTCCGCCCGACTGGTGAAGCCGGACCCGCGACCACGTACATGCTGCCGTCCGCCTCCGCGCGTACGGGAAGCCGTTCGCGCCGCGTCGCCCGGCAACGGCCGGACGCGCGCCCCCTCGCCTCACGTCGGACCGTCCTGGTGGGTGCCGTCGTCGCGACGGTGATCTTCCTCATGGCCCTGCTCGTCGGCAGGGCGTGGTTCGCGCCGGACGACAGCGAGGCGGAAACGTCACGGACGTCGAACTCCGATCCGTCATCGGCCTCGTCGCCGACGGCGTCTGCGGCATCCACGGCGTCTGCGGCATCCACGGCACCGACGGCATCCACGGCACCGACAGCATCCACGCCACGCACCTCCGCTCCGTCGGGCGGGACGAGCACGTCTCCGATTCCCCTTCCCCCCAACTCCGCTCTCCCGGACGGCGAGGACGGCGAGGAGGGCGAGGAGGACGAAGAAGACGGCTGA
- a CDS encoding methylmalonyl-CoA mutase subunit beta has protein sequence MTVLPDDGLELAAEFPDASHEQWQRLVAGVLRKSGKDVEGAQAEEALSTALEDGLRTRPLYTAHDTAPPSGFPGFAPFVRGGRAEGNTAGGWDVRQRHTAADGEAVLADLENGVTSLWLVLGEAGLPVSSLGRVLDGVHLDLAPVVLDAGAEVEPAARALLRLYAERGVAKEAARGNLGADPLGHEARTGQTYDFAPVVDLARLCAEEYPGLRALTVDALPYHEAGGSAAQELGASLATGVACLRELTEAGLGVEQACGQLEFRYAATADQFLTIAKLRAARRLWARVAEVCGAPAAGAQTQHAVTSPVMMTRRDPWVNMLRTTIATLAAGAGGADSVTVLPFDHTLGLPDAFARRIARNTSTILIEESHLARVIDPAGGSWYVERLTDELAQAGWEFFQRIEGQGGQAAALRSGNLGQDLADTWEARTGRLAKRREPVTGVSEFPHLAEKPVVRRPAPEPPSGGLPRVSRDETYEALRARSDAHLAATGSRPRVYLAALGPAAAHTARTTFAANLFQAGGIEPVTEGTFEESGTSEVCLCSSDALYEERAATVAAELKAAGASHVFLAGRPGQYTDVDAYVFAGCDAVAVLTATLDRMGVS, from the coding sequence ATGACGGTCCTGCCTGACGACGGGCTTGAGCTGGCCGCCGAGTTCCCTGACGCGTCCCATGAGCAGTGGCAGCGCCTAGTTGCGGGCGTGCTGCGCAAATCGGGCAAGGACGTCGAGGGTGCTCAGGCCGAGGAAGCCCTGTCCACCGCGCTGGAGGACGGGCTGCGCACCCGTCCTCTCTACACCGCGCACGACACCGCGCCCCCTTCCGGCTTCCCCGGATTCGCGCCCTTCGTACGAGGAGGCCGGGCCGAGGGCAACACCGCCGGCGGCTGGGACGTACGCCAGCGCCACACGGCGGCGGACGGCGAGGCCGTGCTCGCGGACCTGGAGAACGGCGTCACCTCCCTGTGGCTGGTGCTCGGCGAGGCCGGCCTGCCGGTGTCGTCGCTCGGCCGGGTCCTCGACGGCGTCCACCTCGATCTCGCGCCGGTCGTCCTGGACGCGGGCGCCGAGGTCGAGCCCGCCGCGCGGGCGTTGCTGCGGCTGTACGCGGAGCGGGGCGTCGCCAAGGAGGCGGCGCGCGGCAACCTGGGCGCGGACCCCCTCGGCCACGAGGCCCGTACCGGACAGACGTACGACTTCGCACCGGTCGTCGACCTCGCGCGGCTGTGCGCCGAGGAGTACCCGGGACTGCGGGCGCTGACCGTGGACGCCCTGCCGTATCACGAGGCCGGCGGCTCGGCCGCGCAGGAACTGGGCGCCTCCCTCGCGACCGGCGTCGCCTGTCTGCGGGAGCTGACCGAGGCCGGGCTCGGCGTCGAACAGGCCTGTGGACAGCTGGAGTTCCGGTACGCGGCGACCGCCGACCAGTTCCTGACGATCGCCAAGCTGCGGGCCGCGCGCCGGCTCTGGGCCCGGGTGGCCGAGGTGTGCGGGGCGCCCGCCGCCGGGGCGCAGACACAGCACGCGGTGACCTCGCCGGTGATGATGACGCGCCGCGACCCGTGGGTGAACATGCTGCGCACGACCATCGCCACGCTGGCCGCCGGCGCGGGCGGCGCCGACTCCGTCACCGTGCTGCCCTTCGACCACACGCTCGGACTTCCGGACGCGTTCGCCCGGCGCATCGCCCGCAACACCTCCACGATCCTCATCGAGGAGTCCCACCTCGCCCGGGTGATCGACCCGGCGGGCGGCTCCTGGTACGTGGAACGGCTCACCGACGAACTCGCCCAGGCGGGCTGGGAGTTCTTCCAGCGGATCGAGGGACAGGGCGGCCAGGCGGCCGCGCTGCGGTCGGGCAACCTCGGCCAGGACCTCGCCGACACCTGGGAGGCACGCACCGGCAGGCTCGCCAAGCGGCGCGAACCGGTCACCGGCGTCAGCGAGTTCCCGCACCTGGCCGAGAAGCCGGTCGTCCGCCGGCCCGCGCCCGAGCCGCCGTCCGGCGGTCTCCCCCGCGTCAGCCGCGACGAGACGTACGAGGCGCTGCGCGCCCGCTCCGACGCCCACCTCGCCGCGACGGGCTCCCGGCCCCGCGTCTACCTGGCCGCACTCGGCCCCGCCGCCGCCCACACCGCCCGGACGACCTTCGCCGCCAACCTCTTCCAGGCGGGCGGCATCGAACCGGTCACCGAGGGAACGTTCGAGGAGAGCGGCACGTCGGAGGTGTGCCTGTGCTCCAGCGACGCCCTCTACGAGGAGCGGGCCGCGACCGTGGCCGCCGAGCTCAAGGCAGCCGGTGCCTCGCATGTGTTCCTCGCCGGTCGGCCCGGGCAGTACACCGACGTCGACGCGTACGTCTTCGCGGGCTGCGACGCCGTGGCCGTTCTGACCGCCACCCTCGACCGCATGGGAGTGTCCTGA
- the scpA gene encoding methylmalonyl-CoA mutase — MGIPDFSGIELGSPSVDGGADEWRTAVKTAAGGDDPLWETPEGIPVKPLYTGQDLEGLDFLGTYPGMAPYLRGPYPTMYVNQPWTIRQYAGFSTAEESNAFYRRNLAAGQKGLSVAFDLPTHRGYDSDHPRVTGDVGMAGVAIDSILDMRQLFDGIPLDRMTVSMTMNGAVLPVLALYIVAAEEQGVPAEKLAGTIQNDILKEFMVRNTYIYPPKPSMRIISDIFAFTSQRMPRYNSISISGYHIQEAGATADLELAYTLADGVEYIRAGREAGLDVDAFAPRLSFFWAIGMNFFMEVAKLRAARLLWAKLVRQFDPQNSKSLSLRTHSQTSGWSLTAQDVFNNVTRTCVEAMAATQGHTQSLHTNALDEALALPTDFSARIARNTQLLIQQESGTTRVIDPWGGSAYVEKLTYDLARRAWQHIQEVEQAGGMAKAIDAGIPKLRIEEAAARTQARIDSGRQPVIGVNKYRVETDEEIDVLKVDNSSVRTQQIEKLRRLRAERDEQACQDSLDALTRAAGGEGNLLELAVIAARAKATVGEISDALEKVYGRHASQIRTISGVYRNEAGESPSVDRTRALVDAFQEGEGRRPRILVAKMGQDGHDRGQKVIATAFADLGFDVDVGPLFQTPAEVARQAVEADVHIVGVSSLAAGHLTLVPALKEQLAEEGRGDIMIVVGGVIPPQDVPTLLEMGAAAVFPPGTVIPDAAHDLVQRLSADLGHDPVERPSGDLGSGL; from the coding sequence ATGGGAATCCCCGACTTCTCCGGGATCGAGCTGGGTTCCCCGTCCGTCGACGGCGGCGCCGACGAGTGGCGTACGGCGGTCAAGACGGCGGCCGGCGGTGACGACCCGCTGTGGGAGACCCCGGAGGGCATCCCGGTCAAGCCGCTGTACACCGGGCAGGACCTGGAGGGCCTGGACTTCCTGGGCACCTACCCGGGCATGGCCCCGTATCTGCGCGGCCCGTACCCGACGATGTACGTCAACCAGCCCTGGACGATCCGCCAGTACGCGGGCTTCTCCACGGCCGAGGAGTCCAACGCCTTCTACCGGCGCAATCTGGCGGCCGGCCAGAAGGGTCTGTCCGTCGCCTTCGACCTGCCCACGCACCGGGGCTACGACAGCGACCACCCGCGCGTGACCGGTGACGTCGGCATGGCGGGCGTGGCCATCGACTCGATCCTCGACATGCGGCAGCTCTTCGACGGCATCCCGCTGGACAGGATGACCGTGTCGATGACGATGAACGGCGCCGTGCTGCCCGTGCTCGCGCTGTACATCGTGGCGGCCGAGGAGCAGGGTGTGCCGGCGGAAAAGCTGGCGGGGACCATCCAGAACGACATCCTCAAGGAGTTCATGGTCCGCAACACCTACATCTATCCGCCGAAGCCGTCGATGCGGATCATCTCCGACATCTTCGCCTTCACCTCGCAGCGCATGCCCCGCTACAACTCCATCTCGATCTCCGGCTATCACATCCAGGAGGCGGGCGCGACGGCCGATCTGGAGCTGGCGTACACGCTCGCGGACGGGGTGGAGTACATCCGGGCGGGCCGTGAGGCGGGCCTGGACGTGGACGCGTTCGCGCCCCGGCTGTCGTTCTTCTGGGCGATCGGCATGAACTTCTTCATGGAGGTCGCCAAGCTGCGGGCGGCCCGCCTGCTGTGGGCGAAGCTGGTGAGGCAGTTCGACCCGCAGAACTCCAAGTCCCTGTCCCTGCGCACCCATTCGCAGACCTCGGGCTGGTCCCTGACCGCGCAGGACGTCTTCAACAACGTCACGCGCACCTGCGTGGAGGCGATGGCGGCCACCCAGGGCCACACCCAGTCGCTGCACACCAACGCCCTCGACGAGGCCCTCGCCCTGCCGACGGACTTCTCCGCACGCATCGCCCGCAACACCCAGCTCCTCATCCAGCAGGAGTCCGGCACGACCCGGGTCATCGACCCGTGGGGCGGCAGCGCCTACGTCGAGAAGCTCACGTACGACCTCGCCCGCCGCGCCTGGCAGCACATCCAGGAGGTCGAGCAGGCGGGCGGCATGGCCAAGGCCATCGACGCGGGCATCCCCAAGCTGCGCATCGAGGAGGCCGCGGCCCGCACGCAGGCCCGCATCGACTCCGGGCGGCAGCCGGTCATCGGCGTCAACAAGTACCGGGTGGAGACCGACGAGGAGATCGACGTCCTCAAGGTCGACAACTCCTCGGTCCGCACCCAGCAGATCGAGAAGCTCCGCCGACTGCGCGCGGAGCGCGACGAGCAGGCGTGCCAGGACTCGCTGGACGCGCTCACCCGGGCCGCCGGCGGTGAGGGCAACCTGCTGGAGCTGGCCGTGATCGCGGCCCGCGCCAAGGCCACCGTCGGCGAGATCTCCGACGCCCTGGAGAAGGTGTACGGCCGGCACGCGAGCCAGATCCGTACGATCTCCGGCGTGTACCGCAACGAAGCAGGCGAGTCCCCGTCCGTGGACCGCACCCGCGCGCTGGTCGACGCCTTCCAGGAGGGCGAGGGCCGTCGGCCGCGCATCCTCGTCGCCAAGATGGGCCAGGACGGCCACGACCGGGGCCAGAAGGTGATCGCCACCGCCTTCGCCGACCTCGGCTTCGACGTGGACGTCGGCCCGCTGTTCCAGACCCCGGCCGAGGTGGCCCGCCAGGCCGTCGAGGCGGACGTGCACATCGTCGGGGTCTCCTCGCTGGCCGCCGGGCACCTCACCCTCGTACCGGCGCTGAAGGAGCAGCTGGCCGAGGAGGGGCGCGGGGACATCATGATCGTGGTCGGTGGGGTCATCCCGCCGCAGGACGTGCCCACGCTCCTGGAGATGGGTGCGGCGGCCGTGTTCCCGCCCGGGACGGTGATTCCGGACGCGGCCCACGATCTGGTGCAGCGGTTGTCGGCCGACCTCGGGCACGACCCGGTGGAGCGGCCGTCGGGCGACCTCGGGTCCGGCCTGTGA
- the meaB gene encoding methylmalonyl Co-A mutase-associated GTPase MeaB, translating to MIDVDAYVKGVLDGKRAIIARAITLVESTRAQHRALAQELLTALLPHSGRARRIGVSGVPGVGKSTFIDAFGTMLTSLGHRVAVLAVDPSSSRTGGSILGDKTRMERLAVDPAAFVRPSPTAGTLGGVAQATRESIVVMEAAGYDVVLVETVGVGQSETAVANMVDSFLLLTLARTGDQLQGIKKGVLELADVLAVNKADGPHEHDARTAARELAGALRLMHGKDPVWTPPVLSCSARESTGLDTVWERLEQHRALLDSTGRLAAKRRDQQVDWTWSMVRDELLGRLRTHPGVRSLAPALEQQVRDGELTATLAAERILEAFGTGVRSPG from the coding sequence GTGATCGATGTCGACGCCTATGTGAAGGGTGTGCTCGACGGGAAGCGGGCGATCATCGCGCGCGCCATCACCCTCGTCGAGTCCACCCGGGCCCAGCACCGGGCACTGGCCCAGGAGTTGCTGACCGCGCTGCTGCCGCACAGCGGCCGGGCCCGGCGGATCGGGGTGAGCGGGGTGCCGGGCGTCGGCAAGTCGACGTTCATCGACGCGTTCGGCACGATGCTGACCTCGCTCGGGCACCGGGTGGCAGTGCTGGCGGTGGACCCGTCGTCGAGCCGTACGGGCGGCTCGATCCTCGGCGACAAGACCCGTATGGAGCGCCTGGCCGTCGACCCGGCGGCCTTCGTACGGCCCTCCCCCACGGCCGGCACGCTCGGCGGGGTCGCCCAGGCCACCCGCGAGTCGATCGTGGTGATGGAGGCGGCCGGCTACGACGTCGTGCTGGTGGAAACGGTCGGCGTCGGCCAGTCCGAGACGGCCGTCGCCAACATGGTCGACTCCTTCCTCCTCCTCACGCTCGCCCGCACCGGCGACCAGCTCCAGGGCATCAAGAAGGGCGTCCTGGAGCTGGCCGACGTCCTCGCCGTGAACAAGGCGGACGGCCCGCACGAGCACGACGCCCGCACGGCCGCCCGTGAGCTGGCGGGCGCCCTGCGGCTGATGCACGGCAAGGACCCGGTCTGGACGCCGCCGGTGCTGAGCTGCAGCGCCCGCGAGTCCACCGGCCTCGACACCGTCTGGGAGCGCCTGGAACAGCACCGCGCCCTCCTCGACTCCACCGGCCGCCTCGCCGCCAAGCGCCGCGACCAGCAGGTCGACTGGACCTGGTCCATGGTCCGCGACGAACTCCTCGGCCGGCTGCGCACCCATCCCGGCGTACGGTCCCTCGCGCCCGCCCTGGAACAACAGGTCCGGGACGGCGAGCTGACGGCCACGCTGGCCGCCGAACGCATCCTGGAGGCCTTCGGGACTGGGGTACGTTCACCCGGCTGA
- a CDS encoding class F sortase translates to MAAHPSPPGTDPVPTHHGTRVNLTVLCAVALLLLAVSLFGGEDSTSDAPPPPNARHAPQATLASESAAPAKRPEERRRPRSRPIRLLIPKIRVSAPFVPLAIDRSGQLEAPPADDVNLVGWHAEGAAPGEPGTSIIAGHVDTATSPAVFAGLSELKEGDVFHVVRADRSRATFVVDGAETFEKDNFPDRRVYADAPRPEVRLITCAGDYDRTAKDYTENLVVFAHLT, encoded by the coding sequence ATGGCAGCCCATCCCTCTCCCCCCGGCACCGATCCGGTGCCGACCCACCATGGCACCCGCGTCAATCTGACCGTGTTGTGTGCCGTGGCCCTCCTGCTCCTGGCGGTGAGTCTGTTCGGCGGCGAGGACTCCACGTCCGACGCCCCCCCTCCGCCGAACGCCCGGCACGCCCCGCAGGCCACCCTCGCCTCCGAGTCGGCCGCCCCCGCGAAACGCCCCGAGGAGCGGCGTCGGCCCCGGTCCAGGCCGATCCGTCTGCTCATCCCCAAGATCCGGGTGAGCGCCCCGTTCGTCCCTCTCGCCATCGACCGCTCCGGACAGCTCGAAGCCCCGCCCGCCGACGACGTCAACCTGGTCGGCTGGCACGCCGAGGGCGCCGCCCCCGGGGAGCCGGGCACCTCGATCATCGCCGGGCACGTCGACACGGCGACCTCCCCTGCCGTCTTCGCGGGGCTCAGCGAGCTGAAGGAGGGGGATGTCTTCCACGTCGTACGCGCCGACCGCAGCAGGGCGACGTTCGTGGTCGACGGCGCGGAGACGTTCGAGAAGGACAACTTCCCCGACAGGCGGGTGTACGCCGACGCGCCCAGGCCCGAGGTGCGGCTGATCACGTGTGCGGGCGACTACGACCGTACGGCCAAGGACTACACGGAGAACCTGGTGGTCTTCGCGCATCTGACGTGA